A stretch of the Candidatus Zixiibacteriota bacterium genome encodes the following:
- a CDS encoding NFACT family protein — MHILSLVSELKHEVEGGRIVSTEFYRKERAAYFIIKNKQRLALSFVYHPVKWGTYLIPASRINLETREKPYPIFDIEGAVVAGVEQRGLDRIFHLTLEKDKKTYRLLFEAIGPNGNVWLLDKHDIKLATLRKKEFQAGDKYEPFSPPERLDPAKVTAEQLENLAGEHPGVPPSILVERYVQGFSDTLAREITSRAGLDNAGADQLDPTSLETLAKTIRDLSIAFERFDTGYLYTVRGKHEAYPFKLSSSDQQPQKLKSLSLAVMSACEMRQTVTEQEDEEKIVGGAVKRAIKRLEKKLVNIEKDISEASNYEQYKKLGELLKINFDSVKKGMTAIEVNDIYTDSGETITIDLDPALSPNENAEAYFKRYRKGREGLELLERRLKITGEELVELRDIEAELDRDFDSARSRYEQEIASLLPKEASKTEIAPRLPYREFTLSTGLRIFVGRDGADNDRTTFEFARPYELWFHTQQCAGSHVVMKFPNKSFEPSKKEIEETAAIAAYFSKARKDSLVPVLYTPRKYVRKPRKAKPGLVTVEREKSVMVEPAKPSDE; from the coding sequence TTGCACATATTATCACTGGTGTCGGAATTGAAACACGAGGTCGAAGGCGGTAGGATTGTATCAACCGAATTTTACCGCAAAGAACGCGCGGCCTATTTTATCATCAAAAACAAACAGCGTCTGGCCCTGAGCTTTGTTTATCATCCGGTGAAATGGGGTACTTATCTGATTCCGGCTTCAAGGATAAATCTCGAAACCCGCGAAAAACCATATCCGATTTTCGATATCGAGGGCGCCGTGGTCGCCGGTGTCGAACAGCGAGGTCTTGACCGTATATTCCACCTTACCCTGGAAAAGGACAAAAAGACGTATCGTCTGTTGTTCGAGGCCATTGGCCCCAACGGAAACGTGTGGCTTCTGGACAAACACGACATTAAGCTCGCGACTCTCCGCAAGAAAGAATTTCAGGCAGGGGATAAGTACGAGCCGTTTTCACCGCCCGAAAGACTCGACCCGGCAAAAGTTACGGCTGAACAACTCGAAAATCTGGCCGGCGAGCACCCCGGCGTGCCGCCATCAATCCTTGTCGAACGCTATGTTCAGGGTTTCAGCGATACTCTCGCCCGCGAAATAACCTCTCGTGCGGGACTCGACAATGCAGGCGCGGACCAGCTCGACCCGACATCACTGGAAACCCTCGCCAAAACAATACGGGACCTGAGCATCGCTTTCGAAAGGTTCGACACCGGTTATCTCTACACTGTGCGCGGCAAGCACGAGGCCTACCCGTTCAAGTTATCATCGAGCGATCAACAACCCCAGAAACTCAAATCCCTCTCGCTGGCGGTCATGTCCGCATGTGAGATGCGTCAGACCGTAACCGAGCAGGAAGACGAAGAAAAGATTGTAGGTGGCGCCGTTAAGCGCGCTATCAAGCGTCTCGAAAAGAAACTTGTCAATATTGAAAAGGATATCTCCGAAGCATCCAACTACGAGCAGTACAAGAAACTCGGCGAACTGCTCAAGATAAATTTCGATTCTGTGAAAAAAGGTATGACCGCTATCGAGGTAAATGATATTTACACGGACTCCGGCGAGACGATTACCATTGACCTCGACCCGGCTCTGTCTCCGAACGAAAACGCCGAAGCTTATTTCAAGCGCTACCGGAAGGGCCGCGAAGGCCTCGAACTTCTCGAACGCCGGCTCAAAATAACAGGGGAGGAGCTTGTAGAGCTAAGGGATATCGAGGCAGAGCTCGATCGCGATTTCGATTCAGCTCGAAGCCGCTATGAACAGGAAATCGCTTCGCTGCTGCCGAAAGAGGCGTCAAAGACCGAGATCGCTCCAAGGTTGCCGTATCGTGAATTTACGCTCTCGACCGGATTGAGGATATTTGTCGGACGCGATGGAGCCGATAACGATCGCACCACTTTCGAGTTCGCCCGACCATACGAACTGTGGTTTCACACCCAGCAGTGCGCGGGGTCACATGTTGTGATGAAATTCCCGAATAAAAGTTTTGAGCCGTCGAAAAAGGAGATCGAAGAAACCGCCGCGATTGCGGCTTATTTCAGCAAGGCTCGCAAAGACTCACTGGTGCCGGTGCTTTACACACCGCGAAAATATGTCCGCAAGCCACGCAAGGCCAAGCCGGGGTTGGTAACTGTGGAACGGGAGAAGTCCGTGATGGTCGAGCCGGCCAAACCATCGGACGAGTAA
- the ispG gene encoding flavodoxin-dependent (E)-4-hydroxy-3-methylbut-2-enyl-diphosphate synthase — MELSYPIKRRKSRAVKIGDVIIGGGFPIVIQSMTNADTRDVEATVKQINQLFEAGCEIVRISVLNHDAANELKEIRGRVSKPLVADIHFQYKLALKAIEAGFDKIRINPGNIGADWKVREVATAAKDAGVPIRIGVNSGSLPKDLLEKYGHDDPNAFAEAALREAAVLEEMGFEDIVLSVKSTNTQTAFWAYHMLGEKCDYPLHVGITEAGTLETGSIKSSVGIGAILMTGIGDTIRVSLSADPVHEVRVAKQILTACNLKQEGVQVIACPTCGRCQIDMIPLAESIEKKTGHIKTFLRVAVMGCAVNGPGEAAAADVGIAGGDGKGILIKKGKIVKRMDEAELESALLDEIEAMTGEKIQR; from the coding sequence ATGGAGCTAAGTTATCCAATAAAGCGGCGCAAGAGCCGGGCGGTCAAGATCGGCGATGTTATCATCGGCGGCGGCTTCCCGATTGTCATACAATCGATGACAAACGCTGATACGCGCGATGTTGAGGCGACGGTAAAGCAGATAAATCAGCTTTTCGAGGCCGGTTGCGAGATTGTCCGAATCTCGGTTTTGAATCATGACGCCGCCAATGAACTCAAAGAGATTCGCGGTCGGGTCAGCAAACCCCTCGTCGCGGATATACATTTTCAGTACAAGCTGGCGCTGAAGGCAATCGAGGCGGGGTTTGACAAGATTCGCATCAATCCCGGCAATATTGGCGCTGACTGGAAAGTGCGTGAGGTAGCTACGGCCGCCAAAGACGCCGGCGTGCCGATTCGAATAGGAGTAAACTCCGGTTCGCTTCCGAAAGACCTTCTGGAAAAATACGGTCACGACGATCCAAACGCCTTCGCGGAGGCGGCCCTCAGAGAGGCTGCCGTGCTGGAGGAAATGGGGTTTGAAGATATTGTTCTGTCGGTGAAGTCAACCAACACCCAGACCGCTTTCTGGGCCTATCATATGCTTGGCGAAAAGTGCGACTATCCTCTTCACGTAGGGATCACCGAAGCAGGCACGCTTGAGACCGGGTCGATTAAGTCATCGGTGGGGATCGGGGCCATACTCATGACCGGTATCGGCGATACAATCCGGGTGTCGCTATCGGCGGACCCGGTTCACGAGGTGAGAGTGGCCAAGCAGATTCTGACCGCCTGCAATCTCAAACAGGAAGGAGTCCAGGTTATTGCCTGCCCCACCTGCGGGCGGTGCCAGATTGACATGATACCGCTGGCCGAATCGATTGAAAAAAAGACGGGGCACATCAAAACCTTCCTGAGGGTAGCCGTCATGGGCTGCGCTGTTAACGGACCCGGTGAGGCTGCGGCCGCCGATGTCGGCATTGCCGGTGGCGACGGCAAAGGGATTCTTATCAAGAAGGGTAAGATTGTCAAGCGGATGGACGAGGCCGAACTGGAGTCAGCTTTGCTCGACGAGATCGAAGCCATGACCGGCGAGAAAATTCAGCGGTGA
- a CDS encoding YraN family protein, translating into MPSFKKQTTAKKKTTSIGRRYENLAARFFLDNGYEILQRNWRSGRKEIDLIVKKDHLIAFVEVKAARSVRFGHPAEKVNQKKRENLTQVARQYLSEHGIEGMDLRFDVVTFVDGQIEHFPGAFEATG; encoded by the coding sequence ATGCCCTCTTTTAAAAAGCAGACGACCGCGAAAAAGAAGACTACATCAATCGGGCGCCGGTACGAAAATCTGGCGGCCCGATTTTTTTTGGACAATGGCTACGAAATCCTCCAGCGCAATTGGCGATCCGGGCGCAAGGAGATTGACCTGATCGTAAAAAAGGACCATCTCATCGCATTCGTCGAAGTGAAGGCCGCCAGGTCGGTCAGATTCGGTCACCCGGCCGAAAAGGTTAATCAGAAAAAAAGAGAAAATTTGACTCAGGTAGCGCGTCAGTATCTAAGCGAACACGGCATTGAGGGGATGGATCTCAGGTTCGATGTTGTCACGTTCGTGGATGGGCAAATCGAGCATTTTCCGGGAGCGTTCGAGGCTACCGGGTAG
- a CDS encoding ribonuclease HII has protein sequence MKLNPKHDMTHLENMLAEKGYRYICGVDEVGRGPLAGPVVAAAVIMPPDIQIEGLNDSKKLSSMQRERIFEEIAELGLVCAVGVIDHECIDKINILKASLMAMRKAVMDLKQAPDIVLVDGNYPVPNIAQPQFAVVGGDGQCQSIAAASIVAKITRDRIMDRYQALYPSFSFSKHKGYPTPEHLEELRMYGPTEIHRRSFKPVAELVNQYALF, from the coding sequence ATGAAACTCAATCCGAAACATGACATGACGCATCTCGAGAATATGTTAGCCGAAAAGGGCTATCGGTATATCTGCGGCGTGGATGAAGTCGGTCGCGGGCCGCTGGCCGGGCCGGTTGTCGCGGCCGCGGTCATCATGCCGCCCGATATCCAGATAGAAGGTCTCAACGATTCCAAGAAATTGAGTTCCATGCAGCGCGAGAGGATTTTCGAAGAAATCGCCGAGCTCGGTCTGGTATGCGCGGTGGGCGTGATTGACCACGAGTGTATCGATAAAATCAACATTCTCAAAGCGTCGTTGATGGCGATGCGAAAAGCGGTGATGGATCTCAAGCAGGCTCCGGACATTGTACTGGTCGATGGCAATTACCCGGTACCGAACATTGCCCAGCCGCAGTTTGCGGTGGTCGGCGGCGACGGTCAGTGTCAGTCGATCGCGGCAGCTTCGATAGTGGCAAAGATCACCCGCGACCGCATCATGGACCGCTACCAGGCGCTGTATCCATCATTCTCGTTCTCCAAGCACAAGGGTTACCCGACCCCGGAGCACCTGGAGGAACTGAGGATGTACGGCCCGACGGAGATTCACCGGAGGTCATTCAAGCCGGTGGCGGAACTCGTAAACCAGTATGCCCTCTTTTAA
- a CDS encoding RsmD family RNA methyltransferase produces MERKKRAFHEFSIVAGELKGRVIKAPDLGVTRPPLTRLRKAIFDFLNPYLPKAEYLDLFSGTGSYLFEAVSRGARAAIGVEMEPILAEAINKQAEKYCVSDRLRCLCTDVFEAIPNLARQGRRFDIIMIAPPQYKGIIDKTLQALRDHPVTKDDALILCQHDTSETKKTDFGDFEILQQRKYGNTTFTILE; encoded by the coding sequence ATGGAACGAAAAAAACGAGCATTTCACGAGTTCAGCATAGTGGCAGGCGAGCTCAAAGGAAGGGTGATCAAGGCCCCCGACCTCGGTGTTACCCGCCCACCCCTGACACGACTTCGAAAAGCCATTTTCGATTTCCTGAATCCATATTTACCGAAAGCCGAGTATCTCGATTTATTCAGCGGCACCGGTTCATATCTGTTTGAGGCTGTCTCGCGGGGGGCACGGGCAGCGATCGGAGTCGAGATGGAACCAATTCTTGCGGAAGCCATAAACAAACAGGCCGAGAAATATTGTGTCTCCGACAGATTGAGGTGCCTGTGCACCGACGTGTTTGAGGCCATTCCAAACCTCGCGCGGCAGGGTAGACGGTTCGATATAATCATGATTGCCCCTCCCCAGTACAAAGGCATTATCGATAAGACCCTGCAGGCGTTAAGGGATCATCCCGTGACAAAAGATGACGCCCTCATTCTGTGTCAGCACGATACCTCGGAAACGAAAAAGACTGACTTTGGTGATTTCGAGATTCTCCAGCAGCGAAAATACGGCAACACGACCTTCACGATTTTGGAGTAA
- the trmD gene encoding tRNA (guanosine(37)-N1)-methyltransferase TrmD — translation MKFEIITLFPDYFSQALKQSLIGKAIEKKLFDIEIVNLRDFATDKHRTVDDTPFGGGGGMVMKLEPLDRCLEGLGYRHRPVNPESSDKRRIILTSAAGKKFDQKLAIEYSLSDRLTIICGHYLGVDERATSLYDIEEVSIGDYILTGGEAAAMVIIDAVARLIPKVLGNFESALNDSFMNQLLGAPTYTRPAEYRGLKVPEALLSGDHKEIERFRRREAIKKCVAQRPELLKSADLADEEIEYIKSLDNKIELE, via the coding sequence ATGAAATTTGAGATTATAACGCTTTTCCCGGATTATTTCAGCCAGGCGCTGAAGCAATCGTTGATCGGGAAGGCCATAGAGAAAAAGCTCTTTGACATCGAAATCGTGAATCTGCGTGACTTTGCCACGGACAAGCATCGTACGGTCGATGACACCCCGTTCGGCGGCGGCGGTGGGATGGTAATGAAGCTCGAACCGCTTGACCGCTGTCTGGAGGGGCTGGGGTATCGGCACCGGCCGGTTAACCCGGAGTCATCGGACAAAAGGAGAATAATTCTGACCTCCGCGGCGGGAAAGAAGTTTGACCAGAAGTTGGCCATTGAGTATTCCCTCAGTGATCGCCTGACGATCATCTGCGGACACTACCTGGGAGTCGATGAGAGGGCCACGAGCCTGTACGATATCGAGGAGGTCTCGATTGGTGACTACATTCTCACCGGCGGCGAGGCGGCGGCGATGGTCATAATCGACGCGGTGGCCAGGTTGATTCCGAAAGTGCTCGGCAATTTCGAATCGGCTCTCAACGATTCATTTATGAATCAGCTTCTCGGCGCGCCCACTTATACCAGGCCGGCCGAGTACCGGGGATTGAAAGTGCCGGAGGCGCTGCTTTCGGGTGACCACAAAGAGATTGAAAGGTTTCGTCGTCGCGAGGCGATCAAGAAGTGTGTCGCACAGCGTCCGGAGCTTCTGAAGTCAGCAGATTTAGCCGATGAAGAGATTGAGTATATAAAAAGTTTAGATAATAAAATAGAGTTGGAATAA
- the rimM gene encoding ribosome maturation factor RimM (Essential for efficient processing of 16S rRNA), whose amino-acid sequence MSEEFVTVGRLGKTRGVHGEIWIVAETDFPDRFLQMTELYLRYKDHWEKLAIDSARLVSGRPVVKLEGFDNPEDAARLTNREIGVPKDQVVELPEGSFYIYDLIGCRVVDNDSDTVIGEIVNVETYPANDVYVIETAGGKKVSIAAVKEFIRDIDLAGKTVRIIAAGLLEQ is encoded by the coding sequence GTGTCAGAAGAGTTCGTCACGGTAGGCAGGCTCGGCAAGACCAGAGGTGTTCACGGCGAGATCTGGATCGTAGCTGAAACAGATTTCCCCGACCGTTTCCTGCAAATGACAGAGCTTTATCTGAGGTACAAAGACCACTGGGAAAAACTTGCGATTGATTCGGCCCGGCTGGTTTCGGGTCGACCGGTGGTTAAACTGGAGGGTTTTGATAATCCCGAGGATGCGGCGCGGCTGACAAATCGGGAGATTGGAGTGCCGAAAGATCAGGTGGTAGAACTGCCCGAAGGGTCGTTTTACATTTATGACCTGATTGGCTGTCGTGTCGTTGATAATGACTCCGACACGGTGATCGGCGAGATTGTAAATGTCGAGACATATCCGGCGAACGATGTCTATGTGATAGAGACCGCCGGGGGAAAGAAAGTCTCGATAGCGGCCGTTAAGGAATTCATCAGGGATATCGACCTGGCCGGTAAAACGGTCAGGATTATCGCGGCCGGACTTTTGGAACAGTAA
- a CDS encoding KH domain-containing protein, with product MKDFIEFIVKALVDNPDQVEVKEVLGSRTTVYELRVGQGDLGKVIGKQGQTAKSIRTLLAAVSARQGKRAVLEILE from the coding sequence ATGAAGGACTTTATCGAATTCATCGTCAAAGCGTTAGTGGACAATCCAGATCAGGTCGAAGTTAAAGAAGTACTTGGTAGCCGGACCACGGTTTATGAGTTGCGTGTCGGACAGGGTGACCTTGGCAAGGTCATCGGTAAACAAGGCCAGACGGCGAAGTCGATTCGCACTCTGCTGGCTGCTGTTTCCGCCCGTCAGGGGAAAAGAGCAGTCCTGGAGATATTAGAGTAG
- the rpsP gene encoding 30S ribosomal protein S16, with translation MAVHLRLLRMGAKRRPFYRIVAIDSRRARDGRFLEIVGTYNPITKPAEVKVFEDKLGTWLDQGAQPTDTVKSLLTQIGFTEKYLKAKRGEDVSGVGLKTQLKERPKKTRQMKKAAVAKAEAKEETAAAAETEKSEETPAQE, from the coding sequence TTGGCAGTACATCTTAGACTTCTGCGCATGGGAGCAAAGAGACGGCCCTTCTATCGAATTGTTGCGATTGATTCGCGTCGCGCCCGCGACGGTCGGTTTCTGGAGATTGTTGGGACTTATAATCCGATTACGAAGCCGGCGGAAGTGAAGGTATTCGAGGATAAGCTCGGCACGTGGCTGGACCAGGGCGCTCAGCCGACCGATACGGTTAAGTCACTTCTGACCCAGATCGGTTTTACCGAGAAGTATCTGAAAGCGAAGCGCGGCGAGGATGTGTCCGGCGTTGGATTGAAGACCCAGTTGAAGGAGCGTCCGAAAAAAACGCGTCAAATGAAGAAGGCGGCGGTGGCCAAGGCCGAGGCAAAGGAAGAAACCGCGGCTGCTGCTGAGACCGAGAAGAGCGAAGAAACTCCGGCGCAAGAGTAA
- the ffh gene encoding signal recognition particle protein, whose translation MFAQLSDRLESAFKKLRGRGILTEKNIKDSMREVRQALLEADVNYKVAKSFVKSVEEKAVGVEVLKSIDPGQQVVKIVHDELVSLLGTKAEPMAPVDKSPTVYMVCGLQGSGKTTLVGKLALQNKRKNKRPLVVAADIYRPAAVKQLQVLADSIQVEHFHLEGKKPPEICREAVKYAQKNFIDLVILDTAGRLHIDDELMAELEDIKREVQPHEILLVADAMTGQDAVNVSKEFHERLAVTGVVLSKLDGDARGGAALSIREVTGCPIKLASTGEKLSELEPFYPERMASRILGMGDIVSLVEKAEETLDLEKAAKMQEKLLKAKFDFEDFLEQMSQLKKMGPLDSLVGMIPGVGKAFKNIKVDERDMERMVAIIKSMTLQERRNPHIIDGSRKKRIAAGSGNSVQAVNQLLKQFSAMQKMFGNIGKMKTRGFPSGVNPFKL comes from the coding sequence ATGTTTGCACAACTGTCCGACAGATTAGAATCCGCTTTTAAGAAACTTCGCGGCCGAGGAATTCTCACTGAGAAGAATATCAAGGATTCCATGCGAGAAGTGCGTCAGGCATTACTTGAGGCTGATGTCAACTACAAGGTCGCGAAGTCGTTCGTTAAGAGCGTTGAGGAAAAGGCGGTTGGTGTCGAGGTTCTCAAGTCGATTGATCCCGGCCAGCAGGTCGTGAAGATCGTTCATGATGAGTTGGTGTCGCTGCTGGGAACGAAGGCCGAGCCGATGGCGCCGGTTGACAAGTCACCGACGGTTTACATGGTGTGCGGGCTGCAGGGTTCGGGTAAGACGACTCTTGTCGGCAAACTGGCGCTTCAAAACAAGCGCAAGAACAAAAGGCCGCTGGTGGTCGCCGCGGATATTTATCGTCCGGCCGCGGTGAAGCAGCTTCAGGTACTGGCGGACTCGATACAGGTGGAGCATTTCCATCTCGAGGGAAAAAAGCCGCCGGAGATTTGTCGCGAGGCGGTCAAGTACGCTCAAAAGAATTTTATCGACCTGGTCATTCTTGACACGGCCGGACGCCTTCATATTGATGATGAGTTGATGGCGGAGCTCGAGGATATAAAAAGAGAGGTTCAGCCGCACGAGATACTTTTGGTTGCCGATGCCATGACGGGTCAGGACGCTGTCAATGTGTCAAAAGAGTTTCATGAGCGTCTGGCGGTCACCGGCGTGGTGTTGTCCAAGCTCGACGGTGACGCGCGGGGCGGCGCGGCGCTTTCGATTCGCGAGGTAACCGGATGTCCGATCAAGCTGGCGTCGACCGGTGAGAAGCTTTCCGAGCTCGAGCCGTTTTATCCCGAACGGATGGCATCGCGTATTCTCGGGATGGGCGATATCGTCTCGCTGGTGGAAAAGGCTGAAGAGACGCTGGACCTGGAAAAAGCGGCCAAAATGCAGGAGAAGCTCCTCAAGGCCAAGTTCGATTTCGAGGACTTTCTCGAACAGATGAGTCAGCTCAAGAAGATGGGTCCGCTTGACTCGCTGGTGGGGATGATACCGGGGGTTGGCAAGGCTTTCAAGAATATCAAGGTTGACGAGCGGGATATGGAGCGGATGGTAGCGATCATCAAGTCGATGACGCTGCAGGAACGTCGCAACCCGCACATTATAGATGGATCGCGTAAGAAGCGGATAGCGGCCGGGTCGGGCAATTCCGTCCAGGCGGTCAATCAACTTCTGAAGCAGTTTTCGGCGATGCAAAAGATGTTTGGTAATATAGGCAAGATGAAAACAAGAGGGTTCCCTTCGGGGGTCAACCCGTTCAAACTTTAA
- a CDS encoding PASTA domain-containing protein: MSPIQASRLSQQQKSRFAFLDKYLPPGSTKRKIGIRVVLPLLILLVIYFVVDGIVMPVITRHGSEFPLPDFTGQTTAEAQVTLSDLGLEFEVSSEEYSPGEEKGIILNQFPVAETQVKSGRVIKFVVSLGQRLVPIPNLAGLSVRQAILDLETAGLNLGEIAWAFSDTLPERVVVFSYPAAKTEIPLGSQVNLMVNRGRASSFTYMPKVIGMTLGEAKKHLEEKLLKVGIVAPRIDENYLPETVLEQSEPEGTELDVGTEIDLVISATG, encoded by the coding sequence ATGTCCCCTATTCAGGCTTCACGGCTGAGTCAGCAGCAAAAGAGCAGGTTCGCTTTTCTCGACAAATACCTTCCCCCCGGTTCGACCAAGAGGAAGATTGGCATCCGGGTAGTCCTGCCACTGTTGATTCTGCTGGTGATCTATTTCGTGGTTGACGGCATCGTCATGCCTGTCATAACCAGACACGGCAGTGAATTTCCTCTTCCGGATTTCACCGGACAGACAACTGCCGAAGCACAGGTTACGCTCAGTGACCTAGGGCTCGAATTCGAGGTCAGCTCGGAGGAGTATTCGCCGGGAGAGGAAAAGGGAATTATTTTGAATCAATTCCCTGTCGCCGAGACGCAGGTAAAATCGGGCCGCGTCATTAAGTTCGTCGTGTCGCTCGGGCAGAGGCTGGTTCCGATTCCCAACCTGGCGGGATTGTCGGTTCGTCAGGCGATTCTTGACCTTGAGACCGCCGGCCTCAATCTGGGCGAGATAGCATGGGCCTTTTCGGACACCCTTCCTGAAAGAGTGGTGGTATTCTCTTATCCCGCGGCAAAGACGGAAATTCCGCTTGGTTCTCAGGTGAACCTGATGGTTAATCGTGGGAGAGCCTCGAGTTTCACGTATATGCCGAAAGTGATCGGTATGACGTTGGGCGAAGCAAAAAAACATCTGGAAGAAAAGCTCTTGAAGGTTGGGATTGTCGCGCCGCGCATTGATGAAAATTATCTTCCTGAGACCGTACTGGAGCAATCGGAGCCGGAGGGCACGGAGCTTGATGTTGGCACGGAGATAGACCTCGTCATCAGCGCGACGGGCTGA
- the rsmB gene encoding 16S rRNA (cytosine(967)-C(5))-methyltransferase RsmB encodes MSPTAGNNSNKKFDVVRAAALEALIGIEQGQQTDSAVSSVMNGKNFRPIDKRFLLQLVNGTTKMRRRLDHDIKFYLSRPATELPPKLSNILRLGFYQLLFTDRIPAAAAVSESVNLAHYMTGRSRANLVNAVMRASLREPQKVKFAHKGQDPVKYLGDFYSYPDYFVEYCLSEFGYEQTEQLLMLNNNPPHVTYRVNSLQTKPDEVANILQKNGIEFSYGKYLPEFIHIEESGLPLDNELIKTGKVFVQDESAGLAVRLLDPQKGETVADLTAAPGGKSTYMAQRMENQGEITSLDKSRQRLSVLSENAKRLGIKIIKTIASDMFNVPPENSYDRVLLDPPCSGWGTAGKHSDLRWSKTPEDIKKLSRIQLAMLSKAARLVKPGGVLVYSTCSIMRAENDDIVEAFLEQAEDFELESGSMFFPDDVADKRGYLKTYPSFPTLDGAFAARLRRKA; translated from the coding sequence ATGAGTCCGACAGCAGGAAATAATTCGAACAAGAAGTTCGATGTAGTACGAGCCGCCGCCCTTGAGGCGTTGATTGGCATCGAGCAGGGCCAACAGACCGACAGCGCCGTATCGAGCGTGATGAACGGCAAAAATTTCAGGCCGATTGACAAGCGGTTTTTGTTGCAGCTGGTCAACGGTACGACCAAGATGCGCAGGCGGCTTGATCATGATATAAAGTTTTATCTTTCGAGACCGGCAACGGAACTCCCGCCGAAGTTATCGAATATTCTTCGGCTCGGTTTTTATCAGCTTCTGTTCACCGACCGAATTCCGGCGGCCGCGGCGGTCTCGGAGTCGGTAAATCTGGCTCACTATATGACCGGCCGTTCGAGGGCGAATCTGGTCAATGCGGTCATGAGAGCGAGCCTTCGGGAACCTCAGAAGGTAAAGTTTGCTCACAAGGGTCAGGATCCGGTGAAGTATCTGGGTGATTTCTACAGCTATCCCGATTATTTCGTGGAGTACTGTTTGAGCGAATTCGGCTACGAACAGACCGAGCAGCTTCTGATGCTCAATAACAATCCCCCGCACGTAACATACCGGGTCAATTCGCTCCAGACGAAACCCGACGAGGTCGCGAACATACTTCAGAAAAATGGAATTGAGTTTTCATACGGAAAGTATCTGCCGGAATTCATTCATATCGAAGAGTCCGGACTTCCTCTCGACAACGAGCTCATCAAGACCGGCAAGGTGTTTGTCCAGGATGAATCCGCCGGGTTGGCGGTACGTCTTTTGGACCCGCAGAAGGGTGAAACCGTGGCGGACTTAACCGCGGCTCCGGGCGGCAAGAGCACGTACATGGCCCAGCGCATGGAAAACCAGGGTGAGATAACTTCGCTCGACAAATCACGTCAGCGATTATCGGTCCTCAGTGAGAACGCGAAGCGCCTCGGTATCAAGATTATCAAAACGATTGCTTCGGATATGTTCAATGTCCCGCCGGAGAATAGTTATGACAGAGTATTGCTCGATCCGCCCTGTTCTGGATGGGGTACGGCGGGCAAGCACTCTGATCTCAGGTGGTCTAAAACGCCTGAAGACATCAAGAAGTTGTCCCGGATTCAGTTGGCGATGCTCAGCAAGGCCGCCAGACTCGTCAAGCCGGGCGGTGTTCTGGTGTATTCCACGTGCTCGATCATGCGCGCGGAGAACGACGATATCGTGGAAGCTTTTCTCGAGCAGGCCGAGGATTTCGAGCTAGAATCCGGCAGCATGTTCTTCCCTGACGATGTTGCGGATAAGCGCGGTTATCTAAAAACGTATCCATCGTTCCCTACTCTGGATGGTGCCTTTGCCGCGCGGCTGCGACGCAAAGCTTAA